A portion of the Chryseobacterium tructae genome contains these proteins:
- the yddG gene encoding aromatic amino acid DMT transporter YddG — MTQPTKATAIGFCAILLWSSIVGLIKEVSHSFGVTIGAALIYTIASVFLLLTMKWVPLSKFPKKYLIFGGLLMVSYELCLALSIGYSTNSRQAIEVGMVNYLWPTFTMVATILFAHKKANWLIIPGIILSMLGIVWVLGGEQGLDISQMVANIKTNPLSYGLAFIGALLWAAYCVVTVRIAKGVNGITLFFMMVAVALWINI, encoded by the coding sequence ATGACCCAACCAACCAAAGCTACTGCCATTGGCTTTTGTGCCATTCTATTATGGTCTTCCATCGTAGGACTTATCAAAGAAGTAAGCCATTCTTTTGGAGTAACAATAGGAGCAGCCTTAATATATACCATCGCCTCTGTATTCTTGCTATTAACCATGAAATGGGTGCCTTTATCAAAGTTTCCAAAGAAATATCTGATATTTGGTGGATTGCTGATGGTTTCTTATGAACTGTGCTTAGCCCTTTCTATAGGGTATTCTACCAATAGCAGGCAGGCGATTGAAGTGGGAATGGTCAATTACCTCTGGCCAACATTCACAATGGTAGCTACGATTCTTTTTGCCCATAAAAAAGCAAACTGGCTTATTATTCCGGGAATTATACTTTCGATGTTGGGAATTGTCTGGGTATTGGGTGGAGAACAAGGATTAGATATTTCTCAAATGGTTGCCAATATTAAAACCAATCCTTTAAGCTATGGACTGGCTTTTATCGGAGCTTTATTATGGGCGGCTTATTGTGTGGTAACGGTTCGTATTGCCAAGGGGGTAAACGGGATAACATTGTTTTTTATGATGGTGGCTGTTGCCTTATGGATAAATATTTAA
- a CDS encoding bacteriocin-like protein — MKNFKKVSRENLKAIKGGIGFCKAGYVRICYDMSVCDPNIGEDCMCTCVPYIP, encoded by the coding sequence ATGAAAAATTTTAAAAAAGTATCAAGAGAAAACTTAAAGGCTATTAAAGGCGGAATTGGTTTTTGCAAAGCAGGGTATGTGCGCATTTGTTATGATATGAGCGTATGTGATCCTAATATTGGTGAAGACTGCATGTGCACATGCGTTCCCTATATCCCATAA
- a CDS encoding glyceraldehyde-3-phosphate dehydrogenase: protein MKEKIVQITHSTGKYTLDILPGRLNEMQEQIDRCLNNEQAAIVIRNDKGEQFIYPSDFLKNSFITIVDKVTPQE, encoded by the coding sequence ATGAAAGAAAAAATTGTTCAGATTACCCATTCAACAGGAAAATATACTTTAGATATACTTCCGGGCAGACTTAATGAAATGCAAGAACAGATTGACAGGTGCTTAAACAATGAACAAGCAGCCATCGTTATTAGAAATGATAAAGGAGAACAGTTTATTTATCCATCAGATTTTTTAAAAAACAGCTTTATTACAATAGTTGACAAAGTTACCCCTCAAGAGTAA
- a CDS encoding bacteriocin-like protein, with amino-acid sequence MKNFKKVSRESLKAINGGGGRENCKPKYMWVCEATGICGVEPGAECNCLCIPIVPPTA; translated from the coding sequence ATGAAAAATTTCAAAAAAGTATCAAGAGAAAGTTTAAAAGCAATTAATGGCGGCGGCGGCCGAGAAAACTGTAAACCTAAATACATGTGGGTGTGCGAGGCTACAGGGATCTGTGGAGTAGAGCCCGGTGCAGAGTGTAATTGCCTGTGCATTCCTATAGTACCACCTACAGCATAA
- a CDS encoding RHS repeat-associated core domain-containing protein: MVWERELDVYGSLRKGNNEFVPFLYQGQYVDAETGLAYNRFRYYDNEAGNYISEDPIGLNGGLRLYGYVLDSNVRLDIFGLSAQGGGSYGNTRGLSTGGQVNHMPAFTSYKGSGLGISHYKGPSTWMETADHMKTASWGNYATAKQWRGVQEDLINRGKFGKAMEMDIKDVKRKFGSKYNQGMQEMIDYAKTEGQITSREAARLKRKYTHH; encoded by the coding sequence TTGGTTTGGGAAAGGGAATTGGATGTATATGGTTCTTTAAGAAAAGGAAATAATGAGTTTGTACCTTTCTTATATCAGGGGCAGTATGTGGATGCAGAGACGGGGTTGGCTTATAACCGTTTTAGATATTATGATAATGAGGCAGGGAATTATATAAGTGAGGATCCAATTGGCTTAAATGGTGGGTTACGACTGTATGGTTATGTTTTGGATAGTAATGTCCGGCTTGATATTTTTGGATTATCCGCACAAGGTGGTGGTAGCTATGGTAATACAAGAGGTTTAAGCACTGGAGGTCAGGTCAATCATATGCCTGCTTTTACTTCATACAAAGGGTCTGGATTAGGGATTTCACACTATAAAGGTCCTAGTACTTGGATGGAAACTGCCGATCATATGAAAACAGCGAGTTGGGGTAATTATGCAACAGCTAAACAATGGAGAGGAGTACAAGAAGATCTAATAAATAGAGGTAAGTTTGGTAAAGCTATGGAAATGGATATTAAAGATGTCAAAAGGAAATTTGGTTCAAAATATAATCAAGGGATGCAAGAGATGATAGATTATGCTAAAACCGAAGGTCAAATAACATCTAGAGAGGCTGCACGCTTAAAACGTAAATATACACATCACTAA
- a CDS encoding Imm43 family immunity protein encodes MTDLFIWFNRTQGPEGCFQLDDVIFTSSFDSKKPKFVAEQPWKMYDASIHGFPPEDKKRFPSKMYLVSTKNKPSIIKFDFYGMNNLAVLVSSKFLTFLNNKGIDDNYYEIAELSIIDLKGNDLTNNEIYYALRFVRFDDQFFDFDMETKKRAAGLKNFFLFPDMKLNTYPENKNIFYINSLCYRNSIIFTKDVVKEVLSNFHLPQVYNVKDFPFVFNNQYKWDILPLNNEYLVTV; translated from the coding sequence ATGACAGATTTATTTATTTGGTTTAATAGAACACAAGGCCCAGAGGGGTGTTTTCAGCTTGATGATGTGATTTTTACTAGTAGTTTTGATAGTAAGAAACCAAAATTTGTTGCTGAGCAACCTTGGAAGATGTATGATGCTTCAATTCACGGATTTCCTCCAGAGGATAAAAAACGTTTTCCCTCGAAAATGTATTTAGTTTCAACCAAAAATAAACCTTCAATTATAAAATTTGACTTTTATGGGATGAATAACCTTGCAGTTCTTGTCTCATCTAAATTTTTGACTTTTCTTAATAATAAAGGAATAGATGATAATTATTATGAAATTGCAGAACTATCTATTATTGATCTTAAAGGAAATGATTTGACAAACAATGAAATCTACTATGCTTTAAGGTTTGTAAGGTTTGATGATCAATTTTTTGATTTTGATATGGAAACTAAAAAAAGAGCTGCAGGATTGAAAAACTTTTTTCTATTTCCCGATATGAAATTAAATACTTATCCTGAAAATAAAAATATTTTTTATATTAATTCACTTTGTTATCGAAACTCAATTATTTTCACTAAAGATGTCGTTAAGGAGGTTTTATCGAATTTTCATTTACCACAAGTATATAATGTAAAGGACTTTCCTTTTGTCTTCAATAATCAGTATAAATGGGATATTCTCCCTTTAAATAATGAATATTTGGTTACTGTATAG
- a CDS encoding alpha/beta fold hydrolase → MKLTLKICKFIGKLIAAILILLLLSGLCYRLFSPKPVPPGKLVNVNGTNIHVIVEGEKKALPTIIMEAGAHSNTDMLHWLAEGLKKERRVIRYDRDGKWFSESSNNDTISPEFYARQLHALLEKMGEKPPYILVGHSMGGPYSRIFRDLYPNEVEGIVFIDSSHPEQWKRLAQKELVPKGQANLLKIGSVLADLGILGVYNSTMSKPVYQGDGLPKESYKRSQSLTSNSGDVYRMFLRENVLTNDVLMRAGKAKKLDSLPVLVFTATEQYKESQKEKYRKQGIDPEKQVQLWFDMQKELKNLSSNGKQIVMDASHGSIITKKENADIINKEILLFSEKMGKKN, encoded by the coding sequence ATGAAATTAACCTTAAAAATATGTAAGTTCATTGGTAAACTTATAGCAGCCATTCTAATATTATTATTGCTCTCAGGGCTATGCTACCGATTATTCAGTCCAAAGCCAGTTCCACCAGGTAAATTAGTTAATGTGAATGGTACCAATATTCATGTAATCGTAGAAGGGGAAAAGAAAGCGCTACCTACAATTATTATGGAAGCAGGAGCACACAGTAATACAGATATGTTGCATTGGCTAGCAGAAGGTTTGAAAAAAGAGAGGAGAGTTATACGCTATGATAGAGATGGAAAATGGTTTAGCGAATCGAGCAATAATGATACTATATCTCCTGAGTTTTATGCACGTCAGCTCCACGCATTATTAGAAAAAATGGGCGAAAAGCCACCTTATATTTTGGTAGGTCATTCTATGGGCGGGCCTTATAGTAGAATATTCAGAGATCTTTATCCCAACGAAGTGGAAGGAATCGTTTTCATCGATTCAAGTCATCCCGAACAATGGAAACGATTAGCTCAAAAAGAATTAGTTCCTAAAGGACAAGCAAACCTTTTAAAAATAGGATCTGTACTTGCAGATTTAGGTATTTTAGGTGTTTATAATAGTACAATGAGCAAACCCGTCTATCAAGGTGATGGTTTACCCAAAGAATCGTATAAGCGTTCACAATCACTAACATCTAATTCTGGAGATGTTTATCGCATGTTTTTAAGAGAGAATGTACTCACGAATGATGTATTGATGCGAGCAGGTAAAGCAAAAAAATTAGATTCATTACCCGTTTTGGTATTTACTGCTACCGAACAGTATAAAGAATCCCAAAAAGAGAAATACAGAAAACAAGGAATTGACCCTGAAAAACAAGTTCAGTTATGGTTTGATATGCAAAAAGAGCTAAAAAATCTCTCTTCTAATGGAAAACAAATTGTTATGGATGCAAGTCATGGTAGTATCATTACAAAAAAAGAAAATGCTGATATCATCAATAAAGAGATCCTTTTATTTTCTGAAAAGATGGGAAAGAAGAATTAA
- a CDS encoding TonB-dependent receptor plug domain-containing protein: MSIILKKRLLIALVLPTAALYYGQSTKDSLEKSKSIDEVMLVGRNLSQTAKERKTPVAVSNIKAAEIQEKLGNREFPEIMKSTPSVYVTKVGGGFGDSRINMRGFDGANIAVIINGQPVNDMQGGTVYWSNWTGLADIASTIQIQRGLGASKFVVPSVGGTINIVTKATDSEQKAMIKAEAGNDNYSKLSAMYSSGLKNKWATTVLLSRWQGDGYINGTKGEGYSWFFSTGFKPNEKHAFNLIATGAPQVHDTRRSSATGANVATLQQFDMYGRRYNPQTGMLNGSQFNLAPNFYHKPIASLNWDWNINDNLKLSTVVYGSWGRGGGGTGLNGSIVQGNTMNFMNSTDGTINWDMIARYNRGGSVTDYNGNTFQKSTLQLLQVLLLITTDNT, from the coding sequence ATGAGCATTATTTTGAAAAAGCGTCTTCTTATAGCGCTTGTATTACCAACGGCCGCCTTGTATTATGGGCAGAGTACGAAGGATTCTTTAGAAAAATCTAAATCTATTGATGAGGTGATGTTGGTGGGTAGAAACCTTTCCCAAACAGCCAAAGAAAGAAAAACACCTGTTGCAGTTTCCAACATTAAGGCAGCTGAAATTCAGGAGAAATTGGGAAACAGAGAATTCCCTGAAATTATGAAGTCTACTCCTTCGGTATATGTTACCAAAGTAGGTGGTGGATTTGGAGACAGCAGAATTAACATGCGAGGTTTTGATGGTGCCAATATTGCGGTTATCATCAACGGACAGCCTGTTAATGACATGCAGGGAGGTACTGTATACTGGTCTAACTGGACTGGATTGGCAGATATTGCCAGCACTATTCAGATTCAGAGAGGTTTGGGAGCTTCTAAATTTGTAGTTCCTTCTGTAGGAGGAACGATCAATATCGTAACCAAGGCTACCGATTCTGAGCAAAAAGCAATGATCAAGGCAGAAGCTGGTAACGACAATTACTCGAAACTTTCAGCGATGTACTCTTCCGGGTTGAAAAACAAATGGGCAACTACGGTATTACTTTCCCGTTGGCAAGGTGATGGATACATCAACGGAACTAAAGGGGAAGGATATTCATGGTTTTTCTCAACAGGATTTAAGCCGAATGAAAAACACGCTTTCAATCTAATTGCTACGGGTGCCCCGCAGGTACACGATACGAGAAGATCTTCTGCAACCGGAGCCAATGTGGCTACTTTACAGCAGTTTGACATGTATGGAAGAAGATACAATCCACAAACAGGAATGCTAAATGGTTCTCAATTCAATTTAGCGCCTAACTTCTACCACAAACCAATCGCATCATTGAACTGGGACTGGAATATCAATGATAACCTGAAGTTGTCCACTGTAGTGTATGGTTCTTGGGGACGTGGTGGCGGTGGTACCGGACTTAACGGTTCTATTGTACAAGGCAATACCATGAACTTTATGAATAGTACTGATGGTACTATCAATTGGGATATGATTGCTCGTTATAACAGAGGAGGTTCAGTAACAGATTACAATGGAAATACTTTCCAGAAATCAACTTTACAGCTCCTGCAGGTTCTCCTGCTGATTACAACGGACAATACGTAA
- a CDS encoding DUF885 domain-containing protein encodes MTKHKLALLSTVIISCLNAQQKNTQLHQIFDQYYKESNILSPLSATFNGIEGYNDQLPADDENQLKKIHGFYTKYANLLKPFENQDLNKEDRISLAILESDIQIALKTEKYHPEYMPISQMGSMPSYMAMLGSGSSAQPFKTVKDYNNWLKRCEAFSRWTDVAIQNMRKGIQEGIVLPKSLVVKIIPQLQSLAKNNDQSSFYEPIKNFPKNFSKEEQKRLSAEFKNGLAKNIFPSIQKLSDFFQNEYLPKARLTSGINALPNGKEMYKDYIFSMVTVDKDPEDVYQLGLSEVARITAAMEKIKESIGFKGSLPELFEFMKTDKQFMPFKTDKEVLDAYQNVYDKIKPGLAKYFGITPKTPFEIRKTEEFRAASASPEYFAGNLPTNRPGIFYAPILDPTKVNITNMDMESVFLHEAIPGHHYQISIQYENTSVPEFRQKYMNGAFVEGWALYTESLGKDLGVYTNPYHQLGALGTEMHRAIRLVVDSGLHTGKMTREDAIKYMMDHEPLSEQFATAEIERYMAMPAQALSYKIGELKIKELRDKYKVQLGSKFNIRDFHDTILKGGAMPLTVFENYMDDWAKSFK; translated from the coding sequence ATGACAAAGCATAAGCTAGCCTTACTCAGTACTGTTATTATATCCTGCCTGAATGCGCAGCAAAAGAACACCCAATTGCATCAGATATTTGACCAATATTATAAAGAGTCAAATATCCTAAGCCCCTTGAGTGCAACCTTTAACGGAATAGAAGGATACAATGATCAACTTCCTGCAGACGATGAAAATCAACTCAAAAAAATTCATGGATTTTATACAAAGTATGCCAATCTTCTCAAACCTTTTGAAAACCAGGATCTGAATAAAGAAGACCGTATTTCGTTGGCTATTTTGGAGAGTGATATACAAATTGCTCTGAAAACCGAAAAATATCACCCGGAATATATGCCTATCAGCCAGATGGGAAGTATGCCTAGCTATATGGCCATGTTGGGTTCTGGAAGCTCGGCACAACCATTCAAAACTGTAAAAGATTATAACAATTGGTTGAAACGTTGCGAGGCTTTTTCCAGATGGACGGATGTTGCGATCCAGAATATGCGTAAAGGTATTCAAGAAGGAATAGTGTTGCCTAAATCCTTAGTCGTTAAAATCATTCCTCAACTACAGAGTCTGGCGAAAAATAACGATCAGTCTTCTTTTTATGAGCCGATAAAGAATTTTCCGAAGAACTTTTCAAAAGAAGAACAGAAACGTTTAAGCGCAGAGTTTAAAAATGGGTTGGCAAAAAATATTTTTCCATCAATACAGAAACTATCCGATTTTTTTCAGAATGAATATCTGCCAAAAGCCCGTTTAACATCAGGGATTAATGCCTTGCCTAATGGGAAAGAAATGTATAAAGACTACATTTTTTCAATGGTAACAGTAGATAAAGACCCGGAAGATGTATATCAATTGGGTTTATCTGAAGTGGCGAGAATTACGGCAGCAATGGAAAAGATTAAAGAATCTATTGGTTTTAAAGGCTCACTTCCTGAGTTGTTTGAGTTTATGAAAACCGATAAGCAATTCATGCCTTTCAAAACCGACAAAGAGGTATTGGATGCTTATCAGAATGTATATGATAAAATAAAACCTGGTTTGGCCAAATATTTTGGGATTACACCCAAAACACCTTTTGAAATTCGTAAAACAGAAGAATTTAGAGCCGCTTCAGCTTCTCCGGAGTATTTTGCAGGTAACCTGCCAACGAACCGTCCGGGCATATTTTATGCTCCGATTTTAGATCCTACGAAAGTCAATATAACCAATATGGATATGGAAAGTGTATTTTTACATGAAGCTATCCCTGGTCATCATTACCAAATCAGTATTCAATATGAAAATACCTCTGTTCCTGAGTTTCGACAAAAATATATGAATGGAGCATTTGTAGAAGGCTGGGCATTGTATACAGAATCTTTAGGGAAAGATCTTGGGGTTTATACAAATCCTTATCATCAGCTGGGAGCATTAGGTACAGAAATGCATCGTGCCATTCGTTTGGTAGTAGATTCCGGACTGCATACCGGGAAAATGACGCGTGAAGATGCCATTAAATATATGATGGATCATGAACCACTTTCCGAACAGTTTGCAACTGCAGAAATCGAAAGGTATATGGCCATGCCAGCTCAGGCACTTTCTTATAAAATTGGTGAATTGAAGATCAAAGAATTACGTGATAAATACAAAGTACAGTTAGGATCAAAATTTAATATCAGAGATTTCCATGATACTATTCTGAAAGGAGGAGCAATGCCTCTCACTGTTTTTGAAAATTATATGGATGATTGGGCCAAAAGTTTTAAGTAA
- a CDS encoding RHS repeat-associated core domain-containing protein, protein MEAGDWKAQWKYDATGLEIQRELTGGISQITEHDQLGRVVRRSINSHNVEKSRTRYFWGTANRLLKTLNEVTGASANFTYDAWDNLVSGTYQSRKETETIYKAPDAIGNLFETPDQKDRTYGAGGKLLKDLRYNYYYDPEGNLIFKEFRKSTQQAVISASSIEHKYGISLMGSGVGWQYEWKGNGMLARVILPKGGEVNFFYDPLGRRIAKEYKNKVTRWLWDGNVPLHEWEYEGRFPPELIIDEENNVQEVAESTENVITWLYQDGSFVPCGKIVGEEQFSIISDYLGTPTHAYDHTGSLVWERELDVYGSLRKGDNEFVPFLYQGQYVDGETGLAYNRFRYYDNESGNYISQDPISILGGLNIYAYVHDLNVWTDELGLSARNNGGDATGSGKNIGDKWLKGTNGNAGLFPADIADNLRGKSFGSFKDFREAFWKEVATNPKYSSAFSPQNIKRMEKGRAPKAHKSQWDGKVGSYQLHHITPIHAGGGVFDMDNLLIVTPRFHKEVLDPNYHYDRKPPHH, encoded by the coding sequence ATGGAAGCCGGAGACTGGAAAGCCCAATGGAAGTATGATGCCACAGGACTTGAAATACAAAGAGAACTCACCGGAGGAATTAGCCAGATTACAGAACATGATCAATTAGGAAGGGTAGTACGCAGAAGTATCAACAGTCATAATGTGGAGAAGAGCAGAACCCGTTACTTCTGGGGAACAGCCAACCGATTGCTGAAAACCCTGAACGAAGTGACCGGAGCAAGTGCCAATTTTACTTATGATGCCTGGGATAACCTGGTAAGTGGTACGTATCAGAGCCGCAAAGAGACTGAAACCATTTACAAAGCTCCGGATGCTATTGGGAACCTGTTTGAAACTCCTGATCAGAAAGACCGTACCTACGGAGCAGGTGGAAAACTGCTGAAAGACCTGCGTTACAACTATTATTATGACCCTGAAGGAAATCTGATCTTCAAGGAATTCAGAAAGAGCACCCAACAGGCAGTGATCTCTGCTTCTTCCATAGAACATAAATACGGGATCAGCCTTATGGGTAGTGGTGTCGGCTGGCAATATGAATGGAAAGGCAACGGAATGCTGGCCAGGGTAATATTACCAAAAGGCGGGGAAGTAAACTTCTTCTATGATCCTTTAGGAAGACGTATTGCCAAAGAATATAAAAATAAAGTAACCCGCTGGCTGTGGGATGGCAACGTTCCTCTCCATGAATGGGAATATGAAGGCCGTTTCCCGCCGGAACTGATTATTGATGAAGAAAATAATGTACAAGAGGTTGCAGAATCTACAGAAAATGTAATAACTTGGCTCTACCAGGACGGAAGCTTTGTTCCTTGCGGTAAAATTGTTGGCGAGGAACAGTTTAGTATCATCAGTGATTATTTAGGAACACCCACCCATGCTTATGACCATACCGGTTCTTTGGTTTGGGAAAGAGAATTGGATGTATATGGCTCTTTAAGAAAAGGAGATAATGAGTTTGTTCCTTTCTTGTATCAAGGGCAGTATGTAGATGGAGAGACAGGGTTGGCTTATAACCGTTTTAGATATTATGATAATGAGTCGGGGAATTATATAAGTCAGGATCCAATTTCAATTTTAGGAGGATTAAATATTTATGCTTATGTACATGATTTAAATGTTTGGACGGATGAATTAGGTCTTAGTGCAAGAAATAATGGAGGTGATGCAACTGGTAGTGGGAAAAATATTGGGGATAAGTGGTTAAAAGGAACCAATGGCAATGCTGGGTTATTTCCAGCAGATATTGCTGATAATTTGAGAGGGAAATCATTTGGTAGTTTTAAAGATTTTAGGGAAGCCTTTTGGAAAGAAGTGGCAACAAATCCAAAATATTCTTCTGCATTTTCACCTCAAAATATTAAACGTATGGAAAAAGGGAGAGCTCCTAAAGCGCATAAATCACAGTGGGATGGGAAAGTCGGATCATATCAATTACATCATATAACTCCAATTCATGCAGGTGGAGGCGTATTTGATATGGATAATTTGTTAATTGTAACTCCAAGATTCCATAAGGAGGTTTTGGATCCAAATTACCATTATGATCGTAAACCTCCACATCATTAA
- a CDS encoding DUF6531 domain-containing protein produces the protein MDAATGRVYSTNTDIELSGPIPFIWQRTYYSDAEANGSLGYNWHHSYNMGLYDLGNDFASLRLSDGRETVVPLLDIGEKYFNRKEQLTFTKDDKGYLLIDSDKLQYRLMAV, from the coding sequence GTGGATGCCGCTACAGGAAGAGTATATTCTACCAATACCGATATTGAATTATCAGGGCCAATTCCATTTATCTGGCAGCGTACTTATTACAGTGATGCGGAAGCCAATGGATCATTAGGATATAATTGGCATCACAGTTATAATATGGGATTATACGATCTTGGAAATGATTTTGCATCCTTACGACTTTCAGATGGACGTGAGACCGTGGTTCCGTTATTGGATATTGGAGAAAAATACTTTAACAGAAAGGAGCAGCTTACTTTTACGAAAGATGACAAAGGGTATCTGCTGATAGATTCAGATAAATTACAGTATCGTTTAATGGCGGTTTGA